One part of the Peromyscus leucopus breed LL Stock chromosome 19, UCI_PerLeu_2.1, whole genome shotgun sequence genome encodes these proteins:
- the LOC114691689 gene encoding periphilin-1-like isoform X2 translates to MLHIPVILGHRPRSLYRRDEIWSNRPYDKVLPQNARSDESGLRRMGDGLSASQQRECRDIKDDFKRKCSSSSHYSRQWSPYKGTSCFFRKSNIGQKDSPHSRSGSSGGHSPKGSEQYSSHWSQLRTEEKPEGGQKRPGQSLKTSRDTHPLSSSAVPSSAILDKLNNFDENGLPEAASRQAVENPKMADEGDLPKISEFEVGFTELLLMDQSQGPESNRTEGIELVSDQLTDRLKAIASKTKEIEQAYHQDCETFGMVVKMLVEKDPSLKKSIQFAFRQNLHEISERCVEELRQFIAEYDAS, encoded by the exons ATGCTTCACATCCCTGTTATCCTTGGTCACCGTCCAAGATCACTGTACAGAAGAGATGAGATATGGTCTAACAGACCATATGACAAAGTACTTCCTCAGAATGCCCGCAGCGATGAATCTGGCCTTAGGAGAATGGGAGATGGTCTTTCTGCAAGTCAACAGCGTGAGTGCAGGGACataaaagatgattttaaaagaaaatgttcctcCTCTTCCCATTATTCAAGACAGTGGTCTCCCTATAAAGGGACTTCTTGTTTTTTCAGAAAATCAAATATAGGTCAAAAAGACTCCCCACACAGCAGATCTGGATCTAGTGGAGGGCACTCTCCAAAAGGAAGCGAACAGTATTCTTCCCATTGGTCACAGCTTAGGAC agaggaaaagccGGAAGGAGGTCAAAAGAGACCCGGCCAGTCTTTGAAAACATCAAGAGACACACACCCATTAAGTTCTTCAGCAGTTCCTTCATCAGCAATTTTAGACAAACTCAACAACTTCGATGAAAatggacttcctgaagctgccaGCAGGCAGGCTGTAGAAAATCCAAAGATGGCAGATGAAGGTGACTTACCTaaaatttctgagtttgaagttGGATTCACAGAACTGTTACTTATGGATCAGTCACAGGGACCTGAGTCGAACAGAACAGAAGGCATAGAATTAGTCAGTGACCAACTAACTGATCGCCTTAAAGCAATAGCATCAAAAACCAAGGAAATTGAGCAAGCATACCACCAAGACTGTGAAACCTTTGGGATGGTGGTGAAAATGCTGGTTGAAAAAGATCCTTCATTAAAAAAGTCCATTCAATTTGCATTTAGGCAGAATTTACATGAAATAAGTGAGCGGTGTGTGGAAGAGCTCAGACAGTTCATTGCAGAGTATGATGCTTCCTAA
- the LOC114691689 gene encoding periphilin-1-like isoform X3 has translation MLHIPVILGHRPRSLYRRDEIWSNRPYDKVLPQNARSDESGLRRMGDGLSASQQRECRDIKDDFKRKCSSSSHYSRQWSPYKGTSCFFRKSNIGQKDSPHSRSGSSGGHSPKGSEQYSSHWSQLRTEEKPEGGQKRPGQSLKTSRDTHPLSSSAVPSSFEVGFTELLLMDQSQGPESNRTEGIELVSDQLTDRLKAIASKTKEIEQAYHQDCETFGMVVKMLVEKDPSLKKSIQFAFRQNLHEISERCVEELRQFIAEYDAS, from the exons ATGCTTCACATCCCTGTTATCCTTGGTCACCGTCCAAGATCACTGTACAGAAGAGATGAGATATGGTCTAACAGACCATATGACAAAGTACTTCCTCAGAATGCCCGCAGCGATGAATCTGGCCTTAGGAGAATGGGAGATGGTCTTTCTGCAAGTCAACAGCGTGAGTGCAGGGACataaaagatgattttaaaagaaaatgttcctcCTCTTCCCATTATTCAAGACAGTGGTCTCCCTATAAAGGGACTTCTTGTTTTTTCAGAAAATCAAATATAGGTCAAAAAGACTCCCCACACAGCAGATCTGGATCTAGTGGAGGGCACTCTCCAAAAGGAAGCGAACAGTATTCTTCCCATTGGTCACAGCTTAGGAC agaggaaaagccGGAAGGAGGTCAAAAGAGACCCGGCCAGTCTTTGAAAACATCAAGAGACACACACCCATTAAGTTCTTCAGCAGTTCCTTCATCA tttgaagttGGATTCACAGAACTGTTACTTATGGATCAGTCACAGGGACCTGAGTCGAACAGAACAGAAGGCATAGAATTAGTCAGTGACCAACTAACTGATCGCCTTAAAGCAATAGCATCAAAAACCAAGGAAATTGAGCAAGCATACCACCAAGACTGTGAAACCTTTGGGATGGTGGTGAAAATGCTGGTTGAAAAAGATCCTTCATTAAAAAAGTCCATTCAATTTGCATTTAGGCAGAATTTACATGAAATAAGTGAGCGGTGTGTGGAAGAGCTCAGACAGTTCATTGCAGAGTATGATGCTTCCTAA
- the LOC114691689 gene encoding periphilin-1-like isoform X1 — protein MLHIPVILGHRPRSLYRRDEIWSNRPYDKVLPQNARSDESGLRRMGDGLSASQQRECRDIKDDFKRKCSSSSHYSRQWSPYKGTSCFFRKSNIGQKDSPHSRSGSSGGHSPKGSEQYSSHWSQLRTSTNANASYRWDREEKPEGGQKRPGQSLKTSRDTHPLSSSAVPSSAILDKLNNFDENGLPEAASRQAVENPKMADEGDLPKISEFEVGFTELLLMDQSQGPESNRTEGIELVSDQLTDRLKAIASKTKEIEQAYHQDCETFGMVVKMLVEKDPSLKKSIQFAFRQNLHEISERCVEELRQFIAEYDAS, from the coding sequence ATGCTTCACATCCCTGTTATCCTTGGTCACCGTCCAAGATCACTGTACAGAAGAGATGAGATATGGTCTAACAGACCATATGACAAAGTACTTCCTCAGAATGCCCGCAGCGATGAATCTGGCCTTAGGAGAATGGGAGATGGTCTTTCTGCAAGTCAACAGCGTGAGTGCAGGGACataaaagatgattttaaaagaaaatgttcctcCTCTTCCCATTATTCAAGACAGTGGTCTCCCTATAAAGGGACTTCTTGTTTTTTCAGAAAATCAAATATAGGTCAAAAAGACTCCCCACACAGCAGATCTGGATCTAGTGGAGGGCACTCTCCAAAAGGAAGCGAACAGTATTCTTCCCATTGGTCACAGCTTAGGACGTCCACAAATGCTAATGCCTCCTACAGatgggacagagaggaaaagccGGAAGGAGGTCAAAAGAGACCCGGCCAGTCTTTGAAAACATCAAGAGACACACACCCATTAAGTTCTTCAGCAGTTCCTTCATCAGCAATTTTAGACAAACTCAACAACTTCGATGAAAatggacttcctgaagctgccaGCAGGCAGGCTGTAGAAAATCCAAAGATGGCAGATGAAGGTGACTTACCTaaaatttctgagtttgaagttGGATTCACAGAACTGTTACTTATGGATCAGTCACAGGGACCTGAGTCGAACAGAACAGAAGGCATAGAATTAGTCAGTGACCAACTAACTGATCGCCTTAAAGCAATAGCATCAAAAACCAAGGAAATTGAGCAAGCATACCACCAAGACTGTGAAACCTTTGGGATGGTGGTGAAAATGCTGGTTGAAAAAGATCCTTCATTAAAAAAGTCCATTCAATTTGCATTTAGGCAGAATTTACATGAAATAAGTGAGCGGTGTGTGGAAGAGCTCAGACAGTTCATTGCAGAGTATGATGCTTCCTAA